Proteins from a genomic interval of Armatimonadota bacterium:
- a CDS encoding ArsB/NhaD family transporter encodes MLGALAIPLSIYLLRRFSFSTFWAVALSVLGSGTYAVGRTGGLDFGQALATAIFVYAFAIIASERIHRTKVAMAAAAAMLLLGIIDQHAALHGHDDVPGTDWNTLLLLIGMMVVVHELRRTGVFGWTAIRAAKLARGNPVLILIYLCVATAVISALLDNVTTVLLFVPVTILICERLKVGAAPYVIFVVLASNIGGTATLIGDPPNIMIGSFARLSFMDFVKVDGPIALASLVLLVGIIAAGLRNRLHVSPEAQEEIMEFDESRAITETVFLRRCGVVVALVLLGFFLHGTLGLEPATIALGGAAAVLLLRKGDAEETLREVEWQTIFFYLGLFIMVSGLAEVGVVDMIARALIDSTCGGDVSGGLTGAQLFTLTMGTLWLSAISAAIMGNVALVPMMNAVIYDIGLALHPSPETATFVEIAHSPCVYPLWWALSLGACFGGNFTLVGAGANLVAAGIADRSRHPVTFVSFMKYGIPFTLVTMLMASAYLWLRFLR; translated from the coding sequence ACGCCGTGGGGCGCACCGGTGGGCTTGATTTCGGGCAGGCCCTTGCGACGGCGATTTTCGTGTACGCTTTCGCGATCATCGCTTCGGAGAGGATCCACCGCACGAAGGTCGCGATGGCCGCCGCCGCCGCAATGCTGCTGCTGGGGATCATCGACCAGCACGCGGCCCTGCACGGGCACGACGACGTGCCCGGCACGGACTGGAACACCCTCCTCCTGCTCATTGGGATGATGGTCGTCGTTCACGAACTGCGGCGCACCGGGGTGTTCGGCTGGACTGCGATCCGCGCTGCGAAACTGGCCCGTGGGAACCCGGTGCTCATCCTGATCTACCTCTGCGTGGCCACGGCCGTGATTTCGGCGCTCCTTGACAACGTGACCACCGTGCTGCTCTTCGTTCCCGTCACGATCCTTATCTGCGAGCGCCTGAAGGTGGGTGCGGCTCCGTACGTCATCTTCGTGGTGCTTGCATCTAACATCGGCGGCACTGCGACCCTCATCGGCGACCCGCCCAATATCATGATCGGATCCTTCGCGCGGCTCAGCTTCATGGACTTCGTGAAGGTGGATGGTCCCATCGCGCTGGCGTCACTGGTTCTCCTGGTCGGGATCATCGCGGCCGGTTTGCGAAATCGGCTGCACGTCTCCCCTGAAGCCCAGGAGGAGATCATGGAGTTCGATGAGTCGCGGGCCATCACCGAGACGGTCTTCCTGCGCCGATGCGGGGTCGTGGTTGCGCTGGTGCTCCTGGGGTTTTTCCTGCATGGCACACTAGGCCTTGAACCTGCAACCATCGCCCTGGGCGGTGCGGCGGCCGTATTGCTGCTGCGCAAGGGAGATGCCGAGGAAACGCTGCGGGAAGTGGAATGGCAGACGATCTTCTTCTACCTGGGGCTATTCATCATGGTGAGTGGTCTTGCGGAGGTGGGCGTCGTGGACATGATAGCGCGCGCGCTGATCGACTCCACCTGTGGGGGCGATGTATCGGGCGGCCTGACGGGTGCACAACTCTTCACTCTCACCATGGGAACCCTCTGGCTGTCTGCGATCAGCGCCGCGATCATGGGCAATGTCGCCCTCGTCCCCATGATGAACGCGGTCATCTACGACATCGGCCTGGCGCTGCATCCGTCGCCCGAGACCGCGACATTCGTGGAGATCGCTCACTCCCCGTGTGTCTACCCACTGTGGTGGGCGCTTTCACTCGGCGCCTGTTTCGGCGGGAACTTCACACTCGTGGGCGCTGGAGCCAACCTGGTCGCGGCGGGAATCGCCGACCGTTCCCGGCATCCCGTGACCTTCGTCTCCTTCATGAAGTACGGGATCCCTTTCACTCTCGTGACCATGCTCATGGCCAGCGCATACCTGTGGCTGCGTTTCCTGCGCTGA